In Methylococcus geothermalis, one genomic interval encodes:
- a CDS encoding porin yields MKSNLLRMSVTALLGGTLAVPAYAAIDLYMDKKTKQIYAEPGPGRVRMGTFEQVDENKASSIEQKLDQKKVELEALEKRIDKKAAAIKESEKKVATAPAPSGEKKWFDKISIKGYNQTRYSQLLNGDENSRNNLAMPNDNSIGQNKDFLLRRTRLALTADVSDHLLFYLQTDFAANTPAVDQNSSTSQYQFAQIRDAYSDIFIDSEREYRFRVGQSKVPFGWENLQSSQNRIAFERNLATDANAVRDERDLGVFAMWSPDVAQERFKYLQKSGLRGSGDYGVASFGVYNGQGANRFELNDNLHINGRVTYPFELPGDQILEIGASGYNGKYVVQMANFNGPADPVTGNVTQYIVGKNFYNTAAGGRNLTQKGTITGTSVGGINDGQGQQDLRGAIHAVLYPKPFGLQTEWTWGIAPTLQIDNNKQVAWIESKNVWGGYVQAHYKIDHFYGGWMPYARFETYNGGSKFDNNSPNISERLWEFGVEYQPWPEVEVTAAYDLINTTNFRTVTAGTTDGWNSKSLFAGYGQADGNVLRLQLQANY; encoded by the coding sequence ATGAAATCCAATCTGTTGCGTATGAGCGTGACGGCTCTGCTTGGCGGAACGCTGGCGGTGCCGGCATACGCCGCGATCGATCTGTACATGGACAAGAAGACCAAGCAGATCTATGCGGAGCCAGGCCCGGGCCGCGTGCGAATGGGGACTTTCGAGCAGGTGGACGAGAACAAGGCATCGTCCATCGAGCAGAAGCTCGACCAGAAGAAGGTGGAGCTCGAAGCGCTGGAAAAGCGCATAGACAAGAAGGCCGCCGCCATCAAGGAATCCGAAAAGAAAGTCGCTACCGCTCCCGCGCCCTCCGGCGAGAAGAAGTGGTTCGACAAGATCAGCATCAAAGGCTACAACCAGACCCGCTATTCCCAATTGCTGAACGGCGACGAAAATTCGCGCAACAATCTGGCGATGCCGAACGACAACTCCATCGGCCAGAACAAGGACTTCCTGCTGCGGCGCACGCGTCTGGCCTTGACTGCGGACGTGTCCGATCACCTGCTTTTCTATCTGCAGACGGATTTTGCCGCAAACACGCCGGCGGTCGATCAGAACAGCTCGACCAGCCAATACCAGTTTGCCCAGATTCGCGACGCTTATAGTGATATCTTCATCGACTCTGAACGCGAGTACCGCTTTCGTGTCGGCCAGTCCAAAGTGCCGTTCGGCTGGGAAAACCTGCAGTCCTCCCAGAACCGCATCGCTTTCGAACGTAACCTGGCGACCGACGCCAACGCCGTCCGAGACGAACGCGATCTCGGCGTCTTCGCGATGTGGTCGCCCGATGTGGCCCAGGAACGCTTCAAATACCTGCAGAAAAGCGGCCTGCGCGGTTCCGGCGACTACGGTGTCGCTTCATTCGGCGTTTACAACGGCCAGGGCGCCAACCGCTTCGAGCTGAACGACAACCTCCACATCAACGGCCGCGTGACTTATCCGTTCGAGCTGCCCGGCGACCAGATCCTCGAAATCGGCGCCTCCGGCTACAACGGCAAGTACGTCGTGCAGATGGCCAACTTCAACGGTCCGGCGGATCCGGTCACCGGCAATGTGACCCAGTACATTGTCGGAAAGAATTTCTATAACACCGCGGCCGGTGGCCGGAACTTGACTCAGAAAGGGACGATCACCGGCACCAGCGTGGGCGGGATCAACGACGGCCAGGGCCAGCAGGATCTGCGCGGCGCCATTCACGCCGTGCTCTATCCGAAGCCCTTCGGTCTGCAGACGGAATGGACCTGGGGTATCGCACCGACACTGCAGATCGATAACAACAAGCAAGTCGCTTGGATCGAATCGAAGAACGTCTGGGGTGGTTACGTCCAGGCCCATTACAAGATCGACCACTTCTACGGCGGCTGGATGCCCTACGCCCGCTTCGAAACCTATAATGGCGGCAGCAAGTTCGACAACAACTCGCCGAATATTTCCGAACGGCTGTGGGAGTTCGGCGTGGAATATCAACCCTGGCCGGAAGTCGAAGTGACCGCGGCGTACGACCTGATCAATACGACCAACTTCCGTACCGTCACAGCGGGAACCACCGATGGCTGGAATTCCAAGTCGTTGTTTGCCGGCTACGGTCAGGCCGACGGCAACGTGCTGCGCCTGCAGCTTCAGGCCAATTACTGA
- a CDS encoding c-type cytochrome: MKIKLSILAVLPLLMAGCTLHTPIDANTPELANARFDYQNGRNTYATYCSACHDNGTNGALTPSATVIWGEPSALWRKILNKHVDLKYLENPKTIVGPGYSEKNVADAIYYMVTQPGNRGGAW, translated from the coding sequence ATGAAAATCAAACTGTCGATACTGGCTGTGCTGCCCCTGCTGATGGCGGGTTGCACGCTGCACACCCCGATCGATGCGAACACGCCTGAATTGGCGAACGCTCGCTTCGATTATCAGAACGGCCGCAACACCTATGCCACCTATTGTTCGGCCTGTCACGACAACGGCACCAATGGGGCGTTGACCCCTTCGGCCACCGTCATCTGGGGCGAACCATCCGCGTTGTGGCGGAAGATTCTGAATAAGCATGTCGATCTCAAATATCTCGAAAACCCGAAAACCATCGTTGGGCCGGGATATTCCGAGAAAAACGTCGCCGATGCGATTTACTACATGGTGACGCAGCCCGGCAACCGCGGCGGCGCCTGGTAA